A region from the Sandaracinus amylolyticus genome encodes:
- a CDS encoding lysylphosphatidylglycerol synthase domain-containing protein produces MSAPDSDPAAAPSITSGSTEKEGSARWRWIKRIGRALLFVLGVTAVVLLVREAGPDRVLETLVQAGPWIPLIVLLECCFMGMDVVALRGLMGERGRRVPTAVWVRTAFLQYGVMQLLPAGRAGGEVARAAGLSPYVGGAARAAAAATRLQAATLLGNTIISIPCAIGVALAVDMPVAESPLFWAIVGNGLITAVIGGAIVLASRKSSLGEWLGRRVPMLAAHGTSFDAALRQDTPWSPAIVATAIGRVFQTLQYGLILLAVGGSLTIVSALVSQGIHLVGAGMGDMVPNQVGITEGAYRLFAPALGLENEAARAIGIALVARICQFSLAGTCLIVSALWKASPADVAVDDGATVEP; encoded by the coding sequence ATGAGCGCGCCCGACTCGGATCCCGCCGCTGCGCCCTCGATCACCTCCGGCTCGACGGAGAAGGAGGGGAGCGCGCGCTGGCGTTGGATCAAGCGGATCGGGCGCGCGTTGCTCTTCGTGCTCGGCGTGACCGCCGTCGTGCTGCTCGTGCGCGAGGCGGGTCCCGATCGTGTGCTCGAGACGCTCGTGCAGGCGGGTCCGTGGATCCCGCTGATCGTGCTGCTCGAGTGCTGCTTCATGGGCATGGACGTCGTCGCGCTGCGCGGGCTCATGGGCGAGCGCGGACGGCGGGTGCCGACCGCGGTCTGGGTGCGCACCGCGTTCCTGCAGTACGGCGTGATGCAGCTCCTGCCGGCGGGGCGCGCGGGCGGTGAGGTCGCGCGCGCGGCGGGGCTCTCGCCGTACGTCGGGGGTGCGGCGCGCGCGGCCGCGGCCGCGACGCGCCTGCAGGCCGCGACGCTGCTCGGCAACACGATCATCTCGATCCCGTGCGCGATCGGCGTCGCGCTCGCGGTCGACATGCCCGTCGCGGAGAGCCCGCTGTTCTGGGCGATCGTCGGCAACGGCCTGATCACCGCGGTGATCGGCGGCGCGATCGTGCTCGCGAGCCGCAAGTCGTCGCTCGGCGAGTGGCTCGGGCGTCGCGTGCCGATGCTCGCGGCGCACGGCACGAGCTTCGACGCGGCGCTGCGTCAGGACACGCCGTGGTCGCCCGCGATCGTCGCGACCGCGATCGGTCGCGTGTTCCAGACGCTGCAGTACGGGCTCATCCTGCTCGCGGTCGGCGGCTCGCTGACGATCGTGAGCGCGCTCGTCTCGCAGGGCATCCACCTCGTCGGCGCCGGCATGGGCGACATGGTGCCGAACCAGGTGGGCATCACCGAGGGCGCGTATCGCTTGTTCGCGCCTGCGCTCGGGCTCGAGAACGAAGCCGCGCGGGCGATCGGCATCGCGCTCGTCGCGCGCATCTGCCAGTTCTCGCTCGCTGGGACGTGCCTGATCGTGAGCGCGCTCTGGAAGGCGAGCCCGGCCGACGTCGCCGTCGACGACGGCGCGACGGTCGAGCCTTGA
- a CDS encoding FHA domain-containing protein → MLVPRFRLRFLLQEFDLVGPEVVIGRSPDCHITIEDPLISRRHARVVIHDDTATVQDLGSRNGVRVNGRLIKGEQVLREGDRIRIGTQELVFAVVRAEQRAARPTGYMRVCHSCNTPYPEGSPQCPHCGAPPASEEDTMSGVMVEPKRSWTFQLLGEVIERALASGKALEAERLMRRAAKEVDERLAAGERLDPAHVSMIAQFAVRLARLVGGSEWVAWVLTLHRRQGMMLSDDVIDRIEEVDLDAFPDAKAVLDGYLAWFRSQHAGAGPSPDFARLTRLEQLRRG, encoded by the coding sequence GTGCTTGTGCCCCGTTTTCGGCTGCGATTCCTACTACAGGAGTTCGATCTCGTCGGCCCCGAGGTGGTGATCGGCCGCAGCCCGGATTGTCACATCACCATCGAAGATCCGCTGATCTCGCGTCGTCACGCGCGCGTCGTGATCCACGACGACACCGCGACGGTGCAGGACCTCGGGAGCCGCAACGGCGTGCGCGTGAACGGTCGCCTCATCAAGGGCGAGCAGGTCCTGCGCGAGGGCGATCGGATCCGCATCGGCACGCAGGAGCTCGTCTTCGCGGTCGTGCGCGCGGAGCAGCGCGCGGCGCGTCCGACGGGCTACATGCGCGTCTGCCACTCGTGCAACACGCCGTACCCCGAGGGCTCTCCGCAGTGCCCGCACTGCGGTGCGCCGCCCGCGAGCGAAGAGGACACGATGAGCGGCGTGATGGTCGAGCCGAAGCGCAGCTGGACGTTCCAGCTGCTCGGCGAGGTCATCGAGCGCGCGCTCGCGTCGGGCAAGGCGCTCGAGGCCGAGCGGCTCATGCGTCGCGCTGCGAAGGAGGTCGACGAGCGACTCGCGGCGGGCGAGCGCCTCGATCCCGCGCACGTGTCGATGATCGCGCAGTTCGCGGTGCGCCTCGCGCGGCTCGTCGGCGGCTCGGAGTGGGTCGCGTGGGTGCTCACGCTGCATCGCCGCCAGGGCATGATGCTGAGCGACGACGTGATCGATCGGATCGAAGAGGTCGATCTCGATGCGTTCCCCGACGCGAAGGCGGTGCTCGACGGCTACCTCGCGTGGTTCCGATCGCAGCACGCGGGCGCGGGCCCGAGCCCCGACTTCGCGCGCCTGACGCGTCTCGAGCAGCTCCGCAGAGGCTGA
- a CDS encoding MlaD family protein, with translation MRDQLKAARVGALVVAALVAAFLVYRAVDESSTRGGGYRVYALFNDAQGLITKSRVTIAGITVGRIERITLQGAQARVDMVIDDEVELYEDASVRRVSASLLGEYLLAIHPGTATQPRLEDGDQIMVVEETPGMGDIMTDVGAIASSVRAVSAQLERSFGTDEAGQQMASALRNLSEALEAVNRTIRANEESVGATLQNIEAITADARPLLEEILRDIQRVTEDIREVVEANQADIDQGVGEVDDTIASIHRASEQLELVLADVGEITERTAAGEGTLGRLTTDEHLIDEVETTVEGVSDVLGSFVRLRTIMELRSEYNFLANTFKNYFSIRILPREGRYFLVQLIDDPRGRTQITTTQVRRSPPPDGEPEFYEETRITTTEQLVFTLMLAQRVYFATFRFGILESSGGLGVDLNFFDERLEINADIFQFGYSQFPRVRVRASFELVSSLYILGGVDDFLNERTVDIFLGAMLRFDDEDLANLFPFFGGAVGGLGN, from the coding sequence ATGCGCGATCAGCTGAAAGCCGCCCGTGTCGGGGCGCTCGTCGTCGCCGCGCTCGTCGCCGCGTTCCTCGTCTATCGCGCCGTCGACGAGTCGAGCACGCGTGGCGGCGGCTACCGCGTCTACGCGCTCTTCAACGACGCCCAAGGGCTCATCACGAAGTCGCGCGTGACGATCGCGGGCATCACCGTCGGTCGCATCGAGCGCATCACGCTCCAGGGCGCGCAGGCGCGCGTCGACATGGTCATCGACGACGAGGTCGAGCTCTACGAGGACGCGAGCGTGCGTCGCGTCTCGGCCTCGCTGCTCGGCGAGTACCTGCTCGCGATCCACCCCGGCACCGCGACCCAGCCGCGCCTCGAGGACGGCGACCAGATCATGGTCGTCGAAGAGACGCCGGGGATGGGCGACATCATGACCGACGTCGGCGCGATCGCGAGCTCGGTGCGCGCCGTGTCCGCGCAGCTCGAACGGAGCTTCGGCACCGACGAAGCGGGCCAACAGATGGCCAGCGCGCTGCGGAACCTATCCGAGGCCCTCGAGGCGGTGAACCGCACGATCCGCGCGAACGAGGAGTCGGTCGGCGCGACGCTGCAGAACATCGAGGCGATCACGGCCGACGCGCGCCCGCTGCTCGAGGAGATCCTGCGCGACATCCAGCGCGTCACCGAGGACATCCGCGAGGTCGTCGAGGCGAACCAGGCCGACATCGATCAGGGCGTCGGCGAGGTCGACGACACGATCGCGTCGATCCATCGCGCGAGCGAGCAGCTCGAGCTGGTGCTCGCGGACGTGGGCGAGATCACCGAGCGCACCGCGGCGGGCGAGGGCACGCTCGGTCGTCTCACCACCGACGAGCACCTGATCGACGAGGTCGAGACGACGGTCGAGGGCGTCAGCGACGTGCTCGGCAGCTTCGTCCGCCTGCGCACGATCATGGAGCTGCGCAGCGAGTACAACTTCCTCGCGAACACGTTCAAGAACTACTTCTCGATCCGCATCCTCCCGCGAGAGGGCCGCTACTTCCTCGTGCAGCTGATCGACGATCCGCGCGGGCGCACGCAGATCACCACGACGCAGGTGCGGCGCAGCCCGCCGCCCGACGGCGAGCCCGAGTTCTACGAAGAGACGCGCATCACCACGACCGAGCAGCTCGTCTTCACGCTGATGCTCGCGCAGCGCGTCTACTTCGCGACGTTCCGCTTCGGCATCCTCGAGTCGAGCGGCGGCCTCGGCGTCGACCTCAACTTCTTCGACGAGCGGCTCGAGATCAACGCCGACATCTTCCAGTTCGGGTACTCGCAGTTCCCGCGCGTGCGCGTCCGCGCGTCGTTCGAGCTGGTGTCGAGCCTCTACATCCTCGGCGGTGTCGACGACTTCCTGAACGAGAGGACGGTCGACATCTTCCTCGGCGCGATGCTGCGCTTCGACGACGAGGACCTCGCGAACCTGTTCCCGTTCTTCGGCGGCGCCGTCGGCGGCCTCGGGAACTGA
- a CDS encoding efflux RND transporter permease subunit has translation MSWARLARAQHARPWAFAVVALLLSLGALPLVSELELDSDFQALLPEHAPAVRDLDEIRARFGGTSTLALAITASEGTDVREARELARALAPRIEAMDALQVASVDWNVADFERFVSEHRHLYADLDDLVAIRDALQERLDWERARANPFFIDLGDDAPPDPEAVIERIERDADEARRAMDRFPEGFYQHPEEPIVFVFVRTGIRGGESGAIDRLIAAIEREADDIRGTRASASRSAGTSVGWESDALRIDYGGDLMDVREENEALEEAVRSSTIVTIVLMLAAIFVFFMRWRAAVLLLLTLVAPTLVTFAAAELVVDYLNASSAFLGSIIVGNGVNSSVMWLGRYFEERRAGRDVVGAIRATHEGTWAGTFAAALAASLAYGSLLVTDYRGFRDFGFIGALGMLLCWVAAYAILPVLVVISERWRPMVFRDREKRLKGVYGVLFAKLALDRPRATLVVCVLLSLVSAIGVGLAIAGDPLEYDFRNLQAERGEESRVAQINAWMGETVEETRTGSALAILAPTRDDVASLRAQLERYGENHPNVIGAVRTIEDLMPRDQDAKRPVIAELRRLLLDVRPHVSADRQRQIDEHVPPERIAPVRPEDLPTSVSRPFMERDGTLGRLVFVEHAEGRDTWDGRYMIAWSTAVRSVRTERGARPAVAGVAVVFSDLLQTIFEDGPQAIGASFVATIVLLLFTFRRQRERALALVSMFAGVLWMIGLLAATGARLHFLNMIAFPITFGIGVEYGVNYVKRFLEEKEAHGGDGVVAARAALEGAGGAVILCSLTTLIGYVSLYTSANRALNSFGLAMSLGEVTCVISSLLALPAILHLLESRARAKATIGAE, from the coding sequence ATGAGCTGGGCGCGCCTCGCGCGCGCGCAGCACGCGCGGCCGTGGGCGTTCGCGGTCGTCGCGCTGCTCCTGTCGCTCGGCGCGCTCCCGCTCGTCTCGGAGCTCGAGCTCGACAGCGACTTCCAGGCGCTGCTGCCCGAGCACGCGCCCGCGGTGCGCGACCTCGACGAGATCCGCGCGCGCTTCGGGGGCACGTCGACGCTCGCGCTCGCGATCACGGCGAGCGAGGGCACCGACGTGCGCGAGGCGCGCGAGCTCGCGCGCGCGCTCGCGCCGCGCATCGAGGCGATGGACGCGCTCCAGGTCGCGTCGGTCGACTGGAACGTCGCGGACTTCGAGCGCTTCGTCTCGGAGCATCGCCATCTCTATGCGGACCTCGACGATCTCGTGGCGATCCGCGACGCGCTGCAGGAGCGGCTCGATTGGGAGCGCGCGCGCGCGAACCCGTTCTTCATCGATCTCGGCGACGACGCGCCGCCGGATCCCGAGGCGGTCATCGAGCGCATCGAGCGCGACGCGGACGAGGCGCGGCGCGCGATGGATCGCTTCCCCGAGGGCTTCTACCAGCACCCCGAGGAGCCGATCGTCTTCGTCTTCGTGCGCACAGGGATCCGCGGTGGCGAGAGCGGCGCGATCGATCGGCTGATCGCGGCGATCGAGCGCGAGGCCGACGACATCCGAGGCACGCGCGCGAGCGCGTCGCGCAGCGCGGGTACGAGTGTGGGATGGGAGTCGGACGCGCTGCGCATCGACTACGGCGGCGACCTGATGGACGTCCGCGAGGAGAACGAGGCGCTCGAGGAAGCGGTGCGGAGCTCGACGATCGTCACGATCGTCCTGATGCTCGCGGCGATCTTCGTCTTCTTCATGCGGTGGCGCGCCGCGGTACTCCTGCTGCTCACGCTCGTCGCGCCGACGCTCGTGACCTTCGCCGCGGCCGAGCTCGTCGTCGACTACCTCAACGCGTCGAGCGCGTTCCTCGGCTCGATCATCGTCGGCAACGGCGTGAACTCGAGCGTGATGTGGCTCGGTCGCTACTTCGAGGAGCGGCGCGCGGGTCGCGACGTCGTCGGCGCGATCCGCGCCACGCACGAAGGCACGTGGGCGGGCACCTTCGCGGCGGCGCTCGCGGCTTCGCTCGCGTACGGCTCGCTGCTCGTCACGGACTACCGCGGCTTCCGCGACTTCGGCTTCATCGGCGCGCTCGGGATGCTGCTCTGCTGGGTCGCGGCGTACGCGATCCTCCCGGTGCTCGTCGTGATCAGCGAGCGCTGGCGTCCGATGGTGTTCCGCGACCGCGAGAAGCGCCTCAAGGGCGTGTACGGGGTGCTCTTCGCGAAGCTCGCGCTCGATCGGCCGCGCGCGACGCTGGTCGTGTGCGTGCTGCTCTCGCTCGTCTCGGCGATCGGCGTCGGGCTCGCGATCGCGGGCGATCCGCTGGAGTACGACTTCCGCAATCTTCAGGCGGAGCGCGGCGAGGAGAGCCGCGTCGCGCAGATCAACGCGTGGATGGGCGAGACCGTGGAGGAGACGCGCACCGGCAGCGCGCTCGCGATCCTCGCGCCCACCCGCGACGACGTCGCGTCGCTCCGCGCGCAGCTCGAGCGCTACGGCGAGAACCATCCGAACGTGATCGGCGCGGTGCGCACCATCGAGGACCTGATGCCGCGCGATCAGGACGCGAAGCGTCCGGTGATCGCCGAGCTGCGGCGCCTGCTCCTCGACGTGCGGCCCCACGTGAGCGCGGATCGACAGCGTCAGATCGACGAGCACGTGCCGCCCGAGCGCATCGCTCCGGTGCGCCCCGAGGACCTGCCCACGAGCGTGTCGCGTCCGTTCATGGAGCGCGACGGCACGCTCGGTCGCCTGGTGTTCGTCGAGCACGCGGAGGGGCGCGACACCTGGGACGGTCGCTACATGATCGCGTGGTCGACCGCCGTGCGCTCGGTGCGCACCGAGCGCGGCGCGCGCCCCGCGGTGGCCGGTGTCGCGGTGGTGTTCAGCGATCTGCTGCAGACGATCTTCGAGGACGGCCCCCAGGCGATCGGCGCGTCGTTCGTCGCGACGATCGTCCTGCTGCTCTTCACGTTCCGGCGTCAGCGCGAGCGCGCGCTCGCGCTCGTCTCGATGTTCGCGGGCGTGCTGTGGATGATCGGGCTGCTCGCCGCGACCGGCGCGCGCCTCCACTTCCTGAACATGATCGCGTTCCCGATCACCTTCGGGATCGGCGTGGAGTACGGCGTGAACTACGTGAAGCGCTTCCTCGAGGAGAAGGAGGCGCACGGCGGCGACGGTGTGGTCGCGGCGCGCGCGGCGCTGGAGGGCGCCGGCGGCGCGGTGATCCTCTGCTCGCTCACCACGCTCATCGGCTACGTGTCGCTCTACACGTCGGCGAACCGCGCGCTCAACTCGTTCGGCCTCGCGATGTCGCTCGGCGAGGTGACGTGCGTGATCTCCTCGTTGCTCGCGCTGCCGGCGATCTTGCACCTCCTCGAGTCGCGCGCGCGCGCAAAGGCGACGATCGGTGCGGAGTAG